The Mastomys coucha isolate ucsf_1 unplaced genomic scaffold, UCSF_Mcou_1 pScaffold4, whole genome shotgun sequence genome has a segment encoding these proteins:
- the Ndufa4l2 gene encoding NADH dehydrogenase [ubiquinone] 1 alpha subcomplex subunit 4-like 2: MAGTSLGARFYRQIKRHPGLIPMIGFICLGMGSAGLYLLRLALRSPDVCWDRKNNPEPWNRLSPNDQYKFLAVSTDYKKLKKDRPDF; encoded by the exons ATGGCAGGAACCAGTCTAGGGGCCCGCTTCTACAGGCAGATAAAAAGACACCCTGGg CTCATCCCAATGATCGGCTTCATCTGCTTGGGCATGGGTAGTGCTGGACTCTACTTGCTTCGACTTGCCCTGCGCAGCCCTGACGTCTG CTGGGACAGGAAGAATAACCCAGAACCCTGGAACCGCCTGAGTCCCAATGACCAGTACAAG TTCCTTGCTGTTTCCACTGACTACAAGAAGCTGAAGAAGGACCGGCCAGACTTCTAG